AATCGCCAAAAGCGCTAATACCGAAAATAAAAATTTCGACCTCATAAATTCCCCTTTTTTAACGCTTATATTATATATGCAAAATTCAAATTTTTACCGTAATTTCTTCAAGATTTTTATGCGTTCGCAAAACTAAAACTTGAAACTTAAACCTATAGACGGCACAAACGCCTCGACTTTATATCCGCCGCTAAATCTACCGGGAGGATTAGGGCAAGAACCGTCTCTGTTAAATCCGTGAGAATAAAGAAACGCAAAATCGATCGACAACATTTCAACGGGACGAAACGAACCGCCTGTCGTAACTCCCAATTTGTTTGTACTGGGTGTTTCCGGATTTAAAAAGTCGTCAGGAACAGGCGTTTGGTCATAATAAATTCCAAAACGCAAATCAAATTTTTCGTGAAGCCCTATCTGTGTACCCAAACGATAAGCAAAAGTATTTTCGTATTTCTTGGGATTGACCACCGTAGTAATATTGTGGAATACCAAATTAAGTTTATCGTAAGCGCCCCAGTTTACCCACTGCAAATCAAAATCAAGAAGCAGTTTTTCAACAGGTCTGAACGAAACGCCGACATTCATATTCGCCGGTAAAGGAAGTTCCGCTTCAAACGTTTTTGAGTTAAACATTGTAAGTTCCGGTGGAATGTTCGGAGCCGCCGGTTCAGGCGACGAACTATTAATTCTGCTGATTATTCGATTCAAAGAGTCGATATCGTTTCCGGCGGCGATTTTCGCGTCGCCTTTGCTGACTTTTGCTTTTACGCCGGAACGGTAAGAAACGCCGAACGCAAGTTTATCTTTAATCGCTTCAAACAAAATACCGGCATTTACGCCTACGGCGACATCCGCCTTACCGGAAAGTTCCAAATTAACGCCGTCTTTGTTTCTGTCGAGAATTTGGCCTACGTCCGAATCATAGTAAGCAAGCGGTCTATAAGCTTCAAGCGATTTTATAGGAGCGAGTTGTTTGCTTTGCTCAAAATTTCCGAAATTAATCGTCGGACCGGCGCCGACACTCACTTTGTCGAGAATATTAACCGCAAAAGTCGGCTGTAAGGCGAAAACTTTCAAAGAAATATCCTGAATAAGTCCCGCCCCTTCCCAATTTTTATCCCAACTCGCCGAATTTCCGTAGGGAGTCGTAAAAGAAAGCCCTAAAGAAATTAAGCGTTTAATATTTCCGGCGGCATAGAAATAAACAGGCGTCGAAGGATTATTTTCAGGCGTCGCATGTCCGTTTACACCCCAAAACTGTACTTTAGGAATAATCATAGTCACACCGCCGGAAGCGTCAAATTTACTGTCTAAAAATCCAAGCGCACCCGGATTAAAGTGCATACTTTCCGAGCCAAGTTTAAGTCCGGCGCCCGTATGCGCCATCCCAAGCTGCCTTGCACTGAGAGTATTTACCTGATACGCTTCCCCAAACAGAAACGAGCACGCCGCCAGAATAACGGCAAAAGTTAATTTTTTCATTAAAACCCCTTATTTTTAAGTTGATACTTACCGCAAATATTAAAAATCCGAATCATTTTTATCTCTTTATACCCAGCCTTGCCGAATATCTGTAAGTTTTTCCACTCACGCCTTTCGCTTCGACAACCGTCAAATATGAACCGTTTGCCACGATTCTGCCTGTCGAATTTTTCAAATCCCAAGAAATATTCACAGAATTTCCTTTGGTCTTTACGTCATTTTTCGCAAATACCAAATTACCGGCATTGTCATAAACGGCGACTCTCACCGTCGCATTTTCAAGCGTCCTGATTTCAAACTTCGCATACGCCGAAATAACGGGATTAAATTCTATTATTATACCTTGTTTGCTATCGCGAATATATGTGTTTTTATTCGGCGTATTGTCAGGGTCGGTAACTATAAGCGCCAATCCGTCGTCAAAAACCGCCGTATAATTATCCGCTTCAAGTTCGCCGTCAACCCTTATGGTTATAGGATACGCGCCAGGAGCGTTTATATAACTCGTGTCAGGCTCATCGTCGCCATTATCGTCGATTATCATTTTGCCATAATCATATTCTGTTATAATATCGTCCCAAGTTAAGGCTCTCCCGTCTATTTTGAATACTCCAATGCTATCCGTAGAATATATCCCCTGTATCGACAATGAACACGCAGGGAAAATAATAACTTGCGGGTTGTATTGTGTATATACGGTATCGCTTCCCTCAAAAGTGAAAAATACCGGCTTCTTAACTATCATGAACGGGACGGATTTTGACAGTCCCGCATACTCATTCTTTCCTGTTATTATTACCGTCGCCGCGCCCGCATTTGTATTGTTCGAATACGAAAGCGTATAATCGCCTGCGCTTATTTCCGTTCCGCTTATGGTAAAAGTCTTGAGTGTCGGCTTATATTCAAGCCCGTTGTAAACATATCCGTCTTGCGGTATGTCCAAAACTATTACCGTATCGCCTTCCTGTCGTTTTGCCACAGTAATCTTTTCTATGTTTACGGAACCCGTAGATTCCCACTTCAATAGCTGTATGCCTGCCGACAGATAAATATTGCCGCTTATCGGAGCGAACGCTTCCCAATTGTCGCCGTTTATTACCTGCAACTGAGTAAGTTTATCATCGCCGGAATAAACGCTTATTACTCTCTGCTTATTATTGTTTCCTGTCGCTGTGTTGAACGAAATTTTATATTCTCCGGCTAATGCGACATTTACCAAATATTGTGCAAACGACCCTTCCGCCAAATTACCCAAATACTGCTTTTCGTTAACGCTTACCTCCGAACTCTTATTAAGAAATTGCGTAGAACTAAATTGCCCCGGTATGTTTATGGCGGAACCGAACATTATATCCGATATGTTTACCGAACCGTTCGACTGCAATCTTAATATTTGCTTTCCAGCCGGTAATGTTATATTCGCCAC
The sequence above is drawn from the Chitinispirillales bacterium genome and encodes:
- a CDS encoding outer membrane protein transport protein, whose amino-acid sequence is MKKLTFAVILAACSFLFGEAYQVNTLSARQLGMAHTGAGLKLGSESMHFNPGALGFLDSKFDASGGVTMIIPKVQFWGVNGHATPENNPSTPVYFYAAGNIKRLISLGLSFTTPYGNSASWDKNWEGAGLIQDISLKVFALQPTFAVNILDKVSVGAGPTINFGNFEQSKQLAPIKSLEAYRPLAYYDSDVGQILDRNKDGVNLELSGKADVAVGVNAGILFEAIKDKLAFGVSYRSGVKAKVSKGDAKIAAGNDIDSLNRIISRINSSSPEPAAPNIPPELTMFNSKTFEAELPLPANMNVGVSFRPVEKLLLDFDLQWVNWGAYDKLNLVFHNITTVVNPKKYENTFAYRLGTQIGLHEKFDLRFGIYYDQTPVPDDFLNPETPSTNKLGVTTGGSFRPVEMLSIDFAFLYSHGFNRDGSCPNPPGRFSGGYKVEAFVPSIGLSFKF